A window from Amblyomma americanum isolate KBUSLIRL-KWMA chromosome 7, ASM5285725v1, whole genome shotgun sequence encodes these proteins:
- the gdl gene encoding gonadal protein gdl codes for MNNYLTHSGVLTQAGPAGSSVSGVGVHTVLADDFAKKERFQQRHYALHKELQQMARDLPLNCQQRLPYELLSSLANSLLDGTVCEIVRGLKDIQMMEEKGLYETRKNVIKSQAETKVELQRRQREKKEALLLAGAQSPALIDLAQEKETKALEQMHQEELTRVDMRIINQLDQLVSEQQVVLEKAGVPGFYVTNNPMEITIQQHLLQFISTVGNTPLFTSPL; via the exons ATGAACAACTACCTGACCCACAGCGGAGTTTTGACCCAAGCAGGGCCAGCAGGGTCTTCAGTTTCGGGCGTTGGAGTGCACACCGTCCTCGCTGATGACTTTGCGAAAAAAGAACGCTTCCAGCAAAGGCATTACGCTTTACACAAGGAACTTCAGCAGATGGCCAGAGATCTTCCCCT GAACTGCCAGCAACGGCTACCCTACGAGCTGCTGTCCAGTCTCGCCAACTCCCTTTTGGATGGCACTGTCTGTGAAATTGTGCGTGGCCTCAAAGACATCCAGATGATGGAGGAGAAGGGTCTCTACGAGACACGCAAGAACGTCATTAAATCACAGGCAG AGACAAAAGTGGAGCTGCAGAGGCGACAGAGGGAGAAAAAGGAGGCCCTGCTCCTGGCTGGAGCACAGAGTCCCGCACTTATCGACTTGGCACAGGAGAAGGAAACCAAG GCGCTTGAGCAGATGCACCAGGAAGAGCTCACCCGAGTCGATATGAGGATCATCAACCAGCTGGACCAACTT GTGAGTGAACAGCAAGTTGTCTTGGAAAAGGCGGGTGTTCCAGGCTTCTATGTCACCAACAACCCCATGGAGATAACCATCCAGCAGCACCTGCTTCAATTTATCTCAACTG